The following DNA comes from Desulfobacterales bacterium.
TGAGCTTGCAGGGCAGACAGGTCTAAGCAAAGAGTTTATCTTGTCGGTTCAGGAAGACGACATATACCCGTCTCTTGGCCCCCTGCTGAAAATAGCCAGGGCGCTGGGCGTCCGGCTTGGAACGTTTCTAGATGACCAGATCACTCAGGACCCTCTGGTGATCCGCAGTCATGAGCGGCAAAAAGAGTTGAGCATGCTTTCCGGCAAGGGCAAACCCGCGGCACTGAACTTCTACTCTCTCGGTAAAGGCAAAAGCGACCGGCATATGGAACCGTTTTATGTCGAGATTCTGCCGGAGTCGGCAAAAGAAAAATCTCTCTCCTCCCATGAGGGCGAAGAATTCATCGTGGTGCTTTCAGGAGAAGTCGAAGTTCTTTACGGGCAGAAAATGCTTTCACTGAAAGAAGGGGACAGCATTTACTACAATTCCATCGTGCCGCATTGTGTCAGCTGTAAGGGAGAGCAAAAAGCATCCATATACGCGGTCCTGTATTTTCCGGAATAACAGATCAACGGGAGGAATATAAATGACGGAAACAAATATAAGATCGTACACTTTCGGCCGGATGCTCGACGAAACCATTGAAAAATTCCCGGACAATGATGCCCTGATATATGTGGACAGGGATTTTCGTCTGACATATCGTGAATTTGGGCAGGTGGTCGACACGCTGGCAAAGGGGCTGATGGCCTTGGGCATTGGGAAGGGCGAAAAAGTCGCAGTCTGGGCAACCAATATTCCCTACTGGGTTGCATTGCAGTTCGCCACGGCCAAAATGGGAGCCATCCTGGTGACGGTCAATACCAATTATAAAATCACGGAACTTTCTTATCTGCTCAAACAATCGGATACCGAAAATCTGTTCATTATCGACGGATTTCGCGATACCGATTATGTTCAAACAGTTTACGACCTGGTGCCGGAACTCAAAACCCAGGAACGGGGCCATCTGAAAAGCAAAAATTTTCCTTATCTCAAACGGGTATTTTTCCTCGGCCAGGAAAAGCACCGCGGCATGTATTCCCTTCCGGAAGTCATGGCCTTGAGCGCCATGACCAGCGATGAAGCCTACCAGAGCCGACAGGCGCAGATTGATTGCCATGATGTGGTCAACATGCAATACACCTCCGGAACGACAGGCTTCCCGAAAGGCGTCATGCTGACTCACTATAATGTCGCCAACAATGGCTTCTGGATCGGCGAGAATCAAAAATTCACGTCAAACGACAGGGTGTGCATTCCCGTCCCGCTGTTCCACTGTTTCGGCTGTGTGCTGGGAAGCACCGCCGCGGTCAGCCATGGCAGCACCATGGTGATTCTGGAAGGCTATGATCCGGTCATGGTCATGTCATCCATCGAACAGGAGCGCTGCACGGCCGTTTACGGGGTGCCGACCATGTTTATCGCCATTCTGGAACATCCGCTTTTCAGCAAGTTTGATTTCAGCACGCTTCGAACCGGCATCATGGCCGGCTCCCCCTGCCCCATCGAAATCATGAAGGCGGTAGCTGAAAAAATGAACGCCCGGGAAATAACGATTGTATACGGCCTGACCGAATCATCCCCCGGAATTACACAGAGCAAAACCACCGATTCTCTGGAATTGAGAGTCCGCACGGTGGGCCGCCCCATGCCCGAAATCGAGGTGAAACTCGTTGACCCCGAAACCAACGAAGAGGTACCGGCAGGTCAGGTCGGCGAAATCTGCTGCAGGGGATACAATGTCATGAAAGGCTACTACAACATGCCCGAAGAAACCGCCAAAGCCATAGATAAAGACGGATGGCTGCATTCCGGCGATCTGGGCGTCATGGGTGAAGACAGTTATATTTCCATCACGGGCCGCCATAAAGACATGATCATCCGGGGAGGTGAAAACATTTCACCACGGGAAATCGAGGAATTTATCTATCAAATGAAAGGGGTTGCGGATGTACAGGTGGCAGGTGTCCCCAGTAAAAAATTCGGGGAAGAGGTCGGCGCCTTTATCATCCCTAAAAAAGGATTCGATCTGACCGAAAGCGATATAAAAGACTTCTGTCGAGGCAAGATCAGCCGGTACAAAATCCCAAAATATATTGTCTTTGTCGAGTCATACCCACTGACCGCAAGCGGCAAGGTTCAAAAATACCAGTTGAGGCAGATGGGCGGCCGGCTTTTTCCGGAGGCTTAAAATTACATTGTTCGAAACGGGAAAATTCACCGCAGAGGCGCAGAGGATGGAGATTGAAACGGGCCTGCTGATCAACTTCAAGCAACTGATCGACGGAATTCAGCGTTTAACGCTCTGATTCTCTGTGAACTCTGTGGTAAAAAGCATGACAATGGCCATGAAACAGACCGATCTTCGGGGCCGTTACGAAATAACCATTACATTTCTAACCATTTCGTTACGGCCCCTTATGCTCAGTCTCTTCCATAATGACCTTTCCAGACCGTTAGAGCCGTTTCTTCATCGTCAATTGAACCGAGTACTAATGGGGTATGCTCCTTTTTGATCATATACATCTTACAATATTTTGTTAACCGAGCATCTGATAACCCTTCTCGTTGAATAGTTTCAGACAGGCATTGACCGCATCTGCGTCATAAAGCTTTCCCTTATTGTTCTCGATCTCTGCCAGCGCCGCATTTAATCCGATAGCAGGTCGGTAAGGTCGATGCGAAGCCATGGCTTCCACCACGTCGGCTACAGCCAGTATCCGGGCCTCGATGAGAATTTCTTCCCCCTTCAGATGTCTCGGGTAGCCGGAACCATCCATCCGCTCATGATGCTGATAGACGATCTCCGCCAACGGCCAGGGAGACTCCACATCCTTCAGCATCTCGAATCCTTTGCCGGCATGTTCTTTAATCAGGGCAAACTCGAGCGCTTTCAGTTTTATTGGTTTTGACAAGATTTCCGCCGGAACGGACATTTTCCCGATGTCATGAATGCTACCCGCCATGCGGATGCCTTCAATTCTCTCCCGGGGAAGTCCCATTTCTGTGGCAATAGCGCGGGCAAGATCGGCCGACCGGTTCTGGTGACCGGCCGTATAGGGATCTCTTGTTTCCACAGCCGCTACCATGACCTGAATGGTGGTGCCAATGGCTTTCCTGAGACTTTCGAGGCTCCGCAGAAGTTTCTCCTCCACCCGCTTACGTTCGGTGATGTCAATTATAATACCCTGGTAATGGGTTACCGATCCGTCAGGCCCGCGCCTCACCCATGTCCTGCTGTCAATCCAGCGCATCTCCCCGGATTTTGTAAAAATTCGGTATTCCTGAGTAAACTCGGATCTGCCTTCATAGGAATACTGCTCAACTTCGGCGCCTACCCTTGGGAGATCATCGGGGTGGACAATGGAGGCAAACGCAATCCTGCCGCTTGTAAAGTCATCAGGGGTGTAACCATAGCATGTGAGATTGTCTGAAACATATTCCACCGGCCATCCCGGTGCGGCTTTCCACAGCCAGGCAATTGCCGAGCTGTGGTTGATAATAAATTCCAGTTCCTGCCTCTTGACAAAAGCAGCCTGCAGCGCCTGCTGTGCCTGCTTGTGCTCGGTAATGTCGCGGATACACTCGATAGCGCCGACAAGTCGTCCCTCGGAGTCGTGAAGCGGCGAGGCCTTGGCCCAGACGAATGCCCCTTTGCCGCCATAAAGGGCGGGACAGAATACCTCTATGACGAGATTATAGCCTTCTCTTTGCAGAATGGGGTACTTTGCGGCAACTTCGTGCTCAGATTCCCAGAAAAGATCCATGAGCTGCGGCCGGGCCACCCCGTAAAAGGGGAGTGTATAGGCATGGTCTCCCTTGCCGATCATTTCCTGAGCAGGGATGCCCGTCATCTCCTCGATCGCCCGGTTCCATATGATGATCCGCCTGTCTTTATCGATGGCCAGGGTCGCATCCGGAAGGAATTCGATGATGTCGGACAGACGCTGTTCACCCTCGCGCCGGGCAGCTTCTTCAATTTTGCGCTCGGTAATGTCATTGTACAGGACCTGAAATTGCGGCTCGCCGTTCCATAAGCTTTCCTTGCGGAAGACCTGGAGGTTGAGAACTTCTCCGCCTTTTCGAACGATGCTGATCTCATAGTCGGAGGGTACAAACTCGCCCCGCTGCCTTTTCCCACGCCTGAGAAGATACCCGGCGTAGCTCTCCGGGGTATAGCGTTCTTTTGCAGAGGTTTTCTTAAATTCCTCAATGCCTTTGTAACCATACATATCCAGAAGGGTCTGGTTGACATAAATCGTTTCACCCGCTTCAGAGACAATGCGAGCGCCCAGCGGAGAATGATCGAGAAAACAATGGAAATTCTCTTCAGTCTTTTTCAGCGCCTCTTCCGCCTGCCTTTTTCCCTGTCTGACCTCGGCTTCTTTGAGTTCCCGCTCGATGGCGGGGATAAGACAGGAGCGCTTATCCTTCATCACATAGCCGTGGGCGCCCTGTTTGATGCAGGCAACCGCCGGCTCTTCGCCGATCCGGCCGGAAAGGACGATGCAGGAGAGATCAATCCCGGATTCTTCCGTTTCCACCCTTTCAAACAGAACCTCGTAACCGCCATCCTTTAGACATTCCATTATCAGGAGGGCGTCGTCTTCCCTGTTCTCTACCAGCAATAGATGAATCAG
Coding sequences within:
- a CDS encoding PAS domain S-box protein, with amino-acid sequence MGKLIHLLLVENREDDALLIMECLKDGGYEVLFERVETEESGIDLSCIVLSGRIGEEPAVACIKQGAHGYVMKDKRSCLIPAIERELKEAEVRQGKRQAEEALKKTEENFHCFLDHSPLGARIVSEAGETIYVNQTLLDMYGYKGIEEFKKTSAKERYTPESYAGYLLRRGKRQRGEFVPSDYEISIVRKGGEVLNLQVFRKESLWNGEPQFQVLYNDITERKIEEAARREGEQRLSDIIEFLPDATLAIDKDRRIIIWNRAIEEMTGIPAQEMIGKGDHAYTLPFYGVARPQLMDLFWESEHEVAAKYPILQREGYNLVIEVFCPALYGGKGAFVWAKASPLHDSEGRLVGAIECIRDITEHKQAQQALQAAFVKRQELEFIINHSSAIAWLWKAAPGWPVEYVSDNLTCYGYTPDDFTSGRIAFASIVHPDDLPRVGAEVEQYSYEGRSEFTQEYRIFTKSGEMRWIDSRTWVRRGPDGSVTHYQGIIIDITERKRVEEKLLRSLESLRKAIGTTIQVMVAAVETRDPYTAGHQNRSADLARAIATEMGLPRERIEGIRMAGSIHDIGKMSVPAEILSKPIKLKALEFALIKEHAGKGFEMLKDVESPWPLAEIVYQHHERMDGSGYPRHLKGEEILIEARILAVADVVEAMASHRPYRPAIGLNAALAEIENNKGKLYDADAVNACLKLFNEKGYQMLG
- a CDS encoding AMP-binding protein, coding for MTETNIRSYTFGRMLDETIEKFPDNDALIYVDRDFRLTYREFGQVVDTLAKGLMALGIGKGEKVAVWATNIPYWVALQFATAKMGAILVTVNTNYKITELSYLLKQSDTENLFIIDGFRDTDYVQTVYDLVPELKTQERGHLKSKNFPYLKRVFFLGQEKHRGMYSLPEVMALSAMTSDEAYQSRQAQIDCHDVVNMQYTSGTTGFPKGVMLTHYNVANNGFWIGENQKFTSNDRVCIPVPLFHCFGCVLGSTAAVSHGSTMVILEGYDPVMVMSSIEQERCTAVYGVPTMFIAILEHPLFSKFDFSTLRTGIMAGSPCPIEIMKAVAEKMNAREITIVYGLTESSPGITQSKTTDSLELRVRTVGRPMPEIEVKLVDPETNEEVPAGQVGEICCRGYNVMKGYYNMPEETAKAIDKDGWLHSGDLGVMGEDSYISITGRHKDMIIRGGENISPREIEEFIYQMKGVADVQVAGVPSKKFGEEVGAFIIPKKGFDLTESDIKDFCRGKISRYKIPKYIVFVESYPLTASGKVQKYQLRQMGGRLFPEA
- a CDS encoding cupin domain-containing protein yields the protein MKIEKVGQRVKNLIEKRGLTIDELAGQTGLSKEFILSVQEDDIYPSLGPLLKIARALGVRLGTFLDDQITQDPLVIRSHERQKELSMLSGKGKPAALNFYSLGKGKSDRHMEPFYVEILPESAKEKSLSSHEGEEFIVVLSGEVEVLYGQKMLSLKEGDSIYYNSIVPHCVSCKGEQKASIYAVLYFPE